A region from the Coffea eugenioides isolate CCC68of chromosome 9, Ceug_1.0, whole genome shotgun sequence genome encodes:
- the LOC113782344 gene encoding uncharacterized protein LOC113782344, which yields MSKRYPEKTSGISFWAFLLFTFIYISIFYIFGLSPLALMNTTKFWFFISNTIILIIAADFGAFSSTGNNDYFEEYVKSTHVRIPPLFKFHNVKLVEEKIRQQWEAALDHEKPQETIKDVIVTQNSEPCEEKKLLVITRKDHDVKNIKEYSHSSKQDQVIVPKIENIEAVEEKKEMKCIRTKSDKLILAANDEKRIQRSQSERYDYDSNLEKKIEDQNEFSTLSDEELNQRVEEFIKRFNRQIRLQATRDRQTSLFHEV from the coding sequence ATGTCGAAAAGATACCCTGAAAAGACAAGCGGAATATCCTTTTGGGCCTTTCTTCTGTTCACTTTCATCTATATTTCCATATTTTACATTTTCGGACTTTCTCCTTTGGCTCTCATGAACACAACAAAATTCTGGTTCTTCATATCCAATACTATCATTTTGATTATTGCAGCGGATTTTGGAGCTTTTTCTTCGACAGGGAATAATGATTATTTTGAAGAGTATGTAAAGAGTACTCATGTGAGGATTCCCCCTCTTTTCAAATTCCATAACGTAAAGTTGGTGGAGGAAAAAATTCGTCAGCAATGGGAGGCAGCTCTGGATCATGAGAAGCCACAGGAAACGATTAAAGACGTAATTGTTACTCAAAACAGTGAACCCTGTGAGGAAAAGAAATTACTCGTCATCACACGCAAAGATCATGACGTTAAAAACATCAAGGAATATTCTCACAGTTCGAAACAAGATCAAGTTATTgtaccaaaaattgaaaacattgaAGCTGTGGAAGAAAAGAAGGAGATGAAATGCATCAGAACGAAATCTGACAAGCTAATCTTGGCTGCAAATGATGAGAAAAGAATCCAGAGGTCACAATCTGAGAGATATGATTACGACAGCAATCTTGAAAAAAAGATAGAAGATCAGAACGAGTTCTCAACCTTGTCTGATGAAGAATTGAACCAAAGAGTTGAGGAATTTATCAAAAGATTTAACAGGCAAATTAGGCTTCAAGCTACAAGGGACCGCCAAACTAGTCTTTTCCATGAAGTTTAG